In Ptychodera flava strain L36383 unplaced genomic scaffold, AS_Pfla_20210202 Scaffold_145__1_contigs__length_103989_pilon, whole genome shotgun sequence, a single window of DNA contains:
- the LOC139126879 gene encoding uncharacterized protein: protein MTTAQRLLPPFLQYSRESSYIGPLQIPDTTALMWLEWITFKNDVNIQHVHNGGEKKIDRYWVDGYDEESNTVYEMHGCYYHGCPRCYEDHDIVNTKVEKTMADLYQSTQDKMRFLRCHGFRVIEKWECDFKKEIHENQELQEFVKSLDLHEPLHPRDAFFGGRTNATTLYHECVDDEEIHYVDFTSLYPYVNKYCKYPIKHPVVRTKNIVLPVQLYFGLAKCRVLPPRKLYFPVLPLRVEKKLMFPLCRSCADHKQQSPCEHNDEQRSFVGTWTTPELAKAVEKGYKIVKVFEVWHYREREVYNRESHTGGLFTITSTLS, encoded by the exons ATGACAACTGCACAAAGGCTACTTCCCCCATTTCTTCAATACAGCAGAGAATCAAGTTACATCGGTCCTCTCCAGATTCCAGATACTACGGCCCTGATG TGGTTAGAATGGATTACATTCAAGAATGATGTCAACATCCAACACGTCCACAATGGAGGTGAGAAGAAAATTGACCGCTATTGGGTAGATGGTTATGACGAAGAAAGCAACACAGTATATGAGATGCACGGTTGCTACTACCATGGCTGTCCTCGATGCTATGAAGACCATGACATTGTCAACACTAAAGTCGAGAAGACGATGGCAGACCTTTACCAAAGTACCCAAGATAAGATGCGATTTCTACGTTGCCATGGCTTTAGAGTGATCGAAAAGTGGGAGTGTGACTTCAAgaaagaaattcatgaaaaccaAGAACTGCAAGAATTCGTCAAGTCACTTGATTTACATGAGCCCCTTCATCCACGAGATGCATTCTTTGGCGGCAGAACCAATGCCACTACACTATACCACGAATGTgttgatgatgaagaaattcacTACGTGGATTTCACCAGCCTCTACCCCTACGTCAACAAGTACTGTAAGTACCCTATCAAACATCCAGTAGTCCGCACCAAGAACATTGTACTCCCTGTTCAATTATACTTTGGTCTGGCGAAATGTCGAGTTCTGCCTCCTCGAAAACTCTACTTTCCTGTTCTCCCCCTCCGAGTGGAAAAGAAGCTGATGTTTCCCCTTTGCAGAAGTTGTGCAGACCACAAACAACAGTCACCATGTGAGCATAATGACGAACAACGGTCCTTCGTGGGAACTTGGACAACACCTGAATTAGCCAAAGCTGTCGAGAAGGGGTACAAGATCGTCAAAGTGTTTGAGGTATGGCACTACAGAGAAAGAGAAGTGTACAACAGAGAATCGCACACAGGTGGGCTCTTTACAATTACATCAACACTTTCTTAA
- the LOC139126876 gene encoding uncharacterized protein isoform X1 — translation MAGPPLNNHPPSTQSSCPSSHPTRQIGGGSTDDLPSEDSPSDEDSGAKYYSIVRVRERQVKKFNATAHDYEIQFNDIQPVRGFVQVMVVLQDVFESIISRLTHGISPRDRVRITLESPSLPYQIWLPFPPVQELTVDRVLGEIERVLQSYEEFTLDENVYINFIHVHMPVGTGKKWGWRPVNIARRLRLMKSIIRITNTDELCCARAIVTATAHINRNSDPGWNSVRQGRQEQTIRASELIAKAGISSGPCGHEELDKLQAVLPSYRIHVISDETSGSLAYQGKVAAEHNIYLYHHNNHYDVITSMPAFLQRNYYCHHCHKGYQKSMITSVKFSASVAMFLCMSSNR, via the coding sequence ATGGCAGGCCCTCCTCTCAATAATCATCCGCCTTCCACACAAAGTTCTTGCCCCTCATCACATCCAACACGTCAGATTGGCGGGGGGTCAACGGATGACCTGCCGTCAGAAGATTCACCATCAGATGAAGACAGTGGCGCAAAATATTACAGCATTGTACGTGTCCGTGAACGACAAGTGAAGAAATTCAATGCTACAGCTCATGACTACGAGATACAATTCAATGACATCCAACCGGTGCGTGGTTTCGTGCAAGTGATGGTAGTACTACAAGATGTGTTTGAGAGTATTATTAGCCGACTCACCCATGGCATCTCTCCCAGGGACAGAGTACGCATTACACTTGAAAGTCCGTCCCTTCCCTATCAAATCTGGTTACCTTTTCCCCCTGTTCAAGAACTGACTGTGGACAGAGTGTTGGGCGAAATTGAACGTGTACTGCAGTCCTATGAAGAATTCACCCTAGATGAGAATGTTTATATCAACTTCATTCATGTGCACATGCCTGTTGGGACGGGAAAGAAGTGGGGATGGAGACCTGTCAACATAGCCCGTCGCCTCCGACTGATGAAAAGTATCATTCGCATCACTAATACCGATGAATTATGCtgtgcacgagcgatagtgaCAGCAACAGCCCACATCAACCGTAACAGTGATCCAGGATGGAACTCTGTGCGACAGGGACGACAAGAGCAGACAATACGTGCATCCGAACTCATTGCCAAAGCAGGTATTTCATCAGGGCCATGTGGACACGAAGAACTTGACAAATTACAAGCTGTCCTTCCGTCCTATCGAATCCATGTTATTTCAGATGAGACGTCGGGTTCACTTGCTTATCAGGGAAAGGTCGCCGCTGAACACAATATTTACCTGTACCATCATAACAATCACTATGATGTCATCACGTCAATGCCTGCATTTCTACAGAGAAACTATTACTGTCACCATTGTCACAAAGGGTACCAAAAAAGCATGATCACATCTGTGAAGTTTTCTGCAAGTGTTGCCATGTTCCTCTGTATGTCCAGCAACAGATAA
- the LOC139126876 gene encoding uncharacterized protein isoform X2 yields the protein MDADWDDLSLTDSQLDTVFAAADAAEDQHYENNDLNDSVCVDDDDDDDEENKVVNLDQLRQTTAKPKKQYIRLRKKSCSCQDSVGFSLGKRNQHQ from the exons ATGGACGCCGATTGGGATGACCTGTCGCTGACAGATTCCCAGTTGGATACCGTGTTCGCCGCCGCCGATGCCGCTGAAGACcaacactatgaaaataat GACCTCAATGACTCTGTATGtgtggatgatgatgatgatgatgatgaagaaaatAAAGTGGTCAATCTAGATCAATTGCG acAAACAACAGCTAAGCCAAAGAAGCAATACATCAGGCTGAGGAAAAAATCTTGTTCCTGTCAAGACAGCGTGGGATTTTCCTTGGGAAAAAGAAACCAACATCAGTGA